A DNA window from Canis lupus familiaris isolate Mischka breed German Shepherd chromosome 10, alternate assembly UU_Cfam_GSD_1.0, whole genome shotgun sequence contains the following coding sequences:
- the MARS1 gene encoding methionine--tRNA ligase, cytoplasmic isoform X2, with protein MRLFVSEGAPGSLPVLAAAGRAQGRAELLVSTVGPEECVVPFLTRPKIPVLQLDSGNYLFSTSAICRYFFLLSGWEQDDLTNQWLEWEATELQPALSAALYYLVVQGRKGEDVLGPVRRALTHIDYSLSRRSCPFLAGDTESLADIVLWGALYPLLQDPAYLPEELGALHSWFQTLSSQEPCQRAAETVLKQQGVLALRPYLQKQPQPGSFEGRAVSNEPEEEELATLSEEEIAMAVTAWEKGLGSLPPLRPQQNPVYSRLRQWNTFYLCGTDEYGTATETKAMEEGLTPQEICDKYHAIHADIYRWFNISFDIFGRTTTPQQTKITQDIFQRLLTRGFVLQDTVEQLRCERCARFLADRFVEGVCPFCGYEEARGDQCDKCGKLINAIELKKPQCKVCRSCPVVKSSQHLFLDLPKLEKRLEEWLGKTLPGSDWTPNARFIIRSWLRDGLKPRCITRDLKWGTPVPLEGFEDKVFYVWFDATIGYLSITANYTDQWERWWKNPEQVNLYQFMAKDNVPFHGLVFPCSALGAEDNYTLVSHLIATEYLNYEDGKFSKSRGVGVFGDMAQDTGIPADIWRFYLLYIRPEGQDSAFSWTDMLLKNNSELLNNLGNFINRAGMFVSKFFGGYVPEMVLTSDDRRLLAHVTLELQHYHQLLEKVRIREALRSILTISRHGNQYIQVNEPWKRIKGSEADRQRAGTVTGLAVNIAALLSVMLQPYMPTVSATIQAQLQVPPPACSILLTNFLCTLPAGHQIGTVSPLFQKLENDQIESLRQRFGGGQAKTPPTPAEAMAAAAPQQIQVLMDEVTKQGNIVRELKAQKADKNQVAAEVAKLLDLKKQLALAEGKPLETPKGKKKK; from the exons ATGAGACTGTTCGTGAGCGAGGGCGCCCCGGGGAGCCTCCCGGTGCTGGCCGCGgcgggcagggcccagggcagagcgGAGCTGCTTGTCAGCACCGTCGGCCCCGAAG AGTGTGTGGTCCCCTTCCTAACCCGGCCCAAGATCCCCGTCTTGCAGCTGGATAGTGGCAACTACCTCTTCTCCACTAGTGCAATCTGTCG GTACTTCTTTCTGTTATCTGGCTGGGAACAAGATGATCTCACCAACCAGTGGCTGGAATGGGAAGCTACGGAGCTGCAG CCAGCTTTGTCTGCTGCCCTGTACTATTTAGTGGTCCAAGGCAGGAAGGGGGAAGATGTTCTTGGCCCAGTCCGGAGAGCCCTCACTCACATTGACTACAGTTTGAGTCGTCGGAGCTGTCCTTTCCTGGCTGGG GACACAGAATCCCTGGCCGACATTGTTTTGTGGGGAGCACTCTACCCGTTACTTCAAGACCCCGCCTACCTCCCTG AGGAGTTAGGTGCCCTGCACAGCTGGTTCCAGACCCTGAGTTCTCAGGAGCCATGTCAGAGAGCTGCAGAGACTGTGCTGAAGCAGCAGGGTGTCCTGGCCCTCCGGCCCTACCTCCAAAAGCAGCCCCAGCCTGGATCCTTTGAGGGGAGGGCTGTCAGCAATGAGCCTGAG GAGGAGGAGTTGGCGACTCTATCTGAGGAGGAGATTGCCATGGCTGTAACTGCTTGGGAGAAGGGCCTGGGAAGCCTGCCCCCACTTCGGCCACAGCAGAATCCTGT GTACTCCCGCCTCCGCCAGTGGAACACCTTCTATCTGTGTGGGACAGATGAATATGGTACAGCGACAGAGACCAAGGCTATGGAGGAGGGTCTGACACCCCAGGAGATCTGTGACAAGTACCATGCCATCCATGCGGACATCTACCGCTGGTTTAATATCTCGTTTGATATTTTTGGTCGTACCACTACTCCACAGCAGACCAA AATCACGCAGGACATCTTCCAGCGGTTGCTGACCCGCGGTTTTGTGCTGCAAGATACCGTGGAGCAGCTGCGGTGTGAACGGTGCGCCCGTTTCCTGGCTGACCGCTTTGTGGAGGGTGTGTGCCCCTTCTGTGGCTATGAGGAAGCCCGAGGTGACCAGTGTGACAAGTGTGGCAAGCTCATCAATGCCATTGAGCTCAAG AAGCCTCAGTGTAAAGTGTGCCGGTCGTGCCCTGTGGTGAAATCCTCTCAGCACCTGTTCCTGGACCTGCCTAAG CTGGAAAAACGACTAGAGGAATGGTTGGGGAAGACATTGCCTGGCAGTGACTGGACACCCAATGCCCGGTTCATCATTCGTTCTTGGCTTCGAGATGGCCTCAAGCCACGCTGCATAACTCGAGATCTCAAATGGGGAACCCCTGTACCCTTAGAAGGCTTTGAGGACAAG GTATTCTATGTCTGGTTTGATGCTACTATTGGCTACCTGTCCATCACAGCCAACTACACAGACCAGTGGGAGAGATGGTGGAAAAACCCAGAACAA GTGAACCTGTATCAGTTCATGGCCAAAGACAATGTTCCCTTCCACGGCTTAGTTTTCCCTTGTTCAGCTTTAGGAGCTGAGGACAACTATACCTTGGTCAGCCATCTCATTGCTACAG AGTATCTGAATTATGAGGATGGGAAATTCTCAAAGAGCCGGGGTGTGGGAGTGTTTGGTGACATGGCTCAGGACACGGGGATCCCTGCTGACATCTGGCGCTTCTATCTGCTATACATTCGGCCTGAGGGCCAGGACAGTGCCTTCTCCTGGACAGACATGTTGCTCAAGAATAATTCTGAACTGCTTAACAACCTGGGCAACTTTATCAACAG AGCTGGGATGTTTGTGTCCAAGTTTTTTGGGGGTTACGTGCCTGAGATGGTGCTTACTTCTGATGATCGGCGCCTGCTGGCGCATGTCACCTTGGAACTCCAGCACTATCACCAGCTGCTGGAGAAGGTTCG GATCCGGGAGGCCTTACGCAGTATCCTCACCATCTCTCGCCATGGCAACCAGTACATTCAGGTGAATGAGCCTTGGAAGCGGATTAAAGGCAGCGAGGCTGACAG gcAGCGGGCAGGGACGGTGACAGGCCTGGCAGTGAATATAGCTGCCTTGCTGTCCGTCATGCTCCAGCCGTACATGCCCACGGTTAGCGCCACCATCCAGGCCCAGCTGCAGGTCCCACCTCCAGCTTGCAGCATCCTACTCACAAACTTCCTGTGTACCTTGCCAGCAGGACACCAGATTGGCACA GTCAGCCCCTTAttccaaaaattggaaaatgaCCAGATCGAAAGTTTAAGGCAGCGTTTTGGTGGGGGCCAG GCAAAGACACCCCCCACGCCAGCAGAGGCTATGGCCGCAGCTGCCCCACAGCAGATACAAGTGCTGATGGATGAAGTGACAAAACAG GGCAACATTGTCCGAGAACTGAAAGCACAAAAGGCGGACAAGAACCAGGTTGCCGCGGAGGTGGCTAAGCTCTTGGATCTGAAGAAACAGCTGGCTTTAGCTGAAGGGAAACCCCTGGAAACCCctaaaggcaagaagaaaaagtga
- the MARS1 gene encoding methionine--tRNA ligase, cytoplasmic isoform X1: MRLFVSEGAPGSLPVLAAAGRAQGRAELLVSTVGPEECVVPFLTRPKIPVLQLDSGNYLFSTSAICRYFFLLSGWEQDDLTNQWLEWEATELQPALSAALYYLVVQGRKGEDVLGPVRRALTHIDYSLSRRSCPFLAGDTESLADIVLWGALYPLLQDPAYLPEELGALHSWFQTLSSQEPCQRAAETVLKQQGVLALRPYLQKQPQPGSFEGRAVSNEPEEEELATLSEEEIAMAVTAWEKGLGSLPPLRPQQNPVLPVAGERNVLITSALPYVNNVPHLGNIIGCVLSADVFARYSRLRQWNTFYLCGTDEYGTATETKAMEEGLTPQEICDKYHAIHADIYRWFNISFDIFGRTTTPQQTKITQDIFQRLLTRGFVLQDTVEQLRCERCARFLADRFVEGVCPFCGYEEARGDQCDKCGKLINAIELKKPQCKVCRSCPVVKSSQHLFLDLPKLEKRLEEWLGKTLPGSDWTPNARFIIRSWLRDGLKPRCITRDLKWGTPVPLEGFEDKVFYVWFDATIGYLSITANYTDQWERWWKNPEQVNLYQFMAKDNVPFHGLVFPCSALGAEDNYTLVSHLIATEYLNYEDGKFSKSRGVGVFGDMAQDTGIPADIWRFYLLYIRPEGQDSAFSWTDMLLKNNSELLNNLGNFINRAGMFVSKFFGGYVPEMVLTSDDRRLLAHVTLELQHYHQLLEKVRIREALRSILTISRHGNQYIQVNEPWKRIKGSEADRQRAGTVTGLAVNIAALLSVMLQPYMPTVSATIQAQLQVPPPACSILLTNFLCTLPAGHQIGTVSPLFQKLENDQIESLRQRFGGGQAKTPPTPAEAMAAAAPQQIQVLMDEVTKQGNIVRELKAQKADKNQVAAEVAKLLDLKKQLALAEGKPLETPKGKKKK; the protein is encoded by the exons ATGAGACTGTTCGTGAGCGAGGGCGCCCCGGGGAGCCTCCCGGTGCTGGCCGCGgcgggcagggcccagggcagagcgGAGCTGCTTGTCAGCACCGTCGGCCCCGAAG AGTGTGTGGTCCCCTTCCTAACCCGGCCCAAGATCCCCGTCTTGCAGCTGGATAGTGGCAACTACCTCTTCTCCACTAGTGCAATCTGTCG GTACTTCTTTCTGTTATCTGGCTGGGAACAAGATGATCTCACCAACCAGTGGCTGGAATGGGAAGCTACGGAGCTGCAG CCAGCTTTGTCTGCTGCCCTGTACTATTTAGTGGTCCAAGGCAGGAAGGGGGAAGATGTTCTTGGCCCAGTCCGGAGAGCCCTCACTCACATTGACTACAGTTTGAGTCGTCGGAGCTGTCCTTTCCTGGCTGGG GACACAGAATCCCTGGCCGACATTGTTTTGTGGGGAGCACTCTACCCGTTACTTCAAGACCCCGCCTACCTCCCTG AGGAGTTAGGTGCCCTGCACAGCTGGTTCCAGACCCTGAGTTCTCAGGAGCCATGTCAGAGAGCTGCAGAGACTGTGCTGAAGCAGCAGGGTGTCCTGGCCCTCCGGCCCTACCTCCAAAAGCAGCCCCAGCCTGGATCCTTTGAGGGGAGGGCTGTCAGCAATGAGCCTGAG GAGGAGGAGTTGGCGACTCTATCTGAGGAGGAGATTGCCATGGCTGTAACTGCTTGGGAGAAGGGCCTGGGAAGCCTGCCCCCACTTCGGCCACAGCAGAATCCTGT GCTGCCTGTGGCTGGGGAAAGGAATGTGCTCATCACTAGCGCCCTGCCTTATGTCAACAATGTCCCCCACCTTGGAAATATCATTGGTTGCGTGCTCAGTGCTGATGTCTTTGCCAG GTACTCCCGCCTCCGCCAGTGGAACACCTTCTATCTGTGTGGGACAGATGAATATGGTACAGCGACAGAGACCAAGGCTATGGAGGAGGGTCTGACACCCCAGGAGATCTGTGACAAGTACCATGCCATCCATGCGGACATCTACCGCTGGTTTAATATCTCGTTTGATATTTTTGGTCGTACCACTACTCCACAGCAGACCAA AATCACGCAGGACATCTTCCAGCGGTTGCTGACCCGCGGTTTTGTGCTGCAAGATACCGTGGAGCAGCTGCGGTGTGAACGGTGCGCCCGTTTCCTGGCTGACCGCTTTGTGGAGGGTGTGTGCCCCTTCTGTGGCTATGAGGAAGCCCGAGGTGACCAGTGTGACAAGTGTGGCAAGCTCATCAATGCCATTGAGCTCAAG AAGCCTCAGTGTAAAGTGTGCCGGTCGTGCCCTGTGGTGAAATCCTCTCAGCACCTGTTCCTGGACCTGCCTAAG CTGGAAAAACGACTAGAGGAATGGTTGGGGAAGACATTGCCTGGCAGTGACTGGACACCCAATGCCCGGTTCATCATTCGTTCTTGGCTTCGAGATGGCCTCAAGCCACGCTGCATAACTCGAGATCTCAAATGGGGAACCCCTGTACCCTTAGAAGGCTTTGAGGACAAG GTATTCTATGTCTGGTTTGATGCTACTATTGGCTACCTGTCCATCACAGCCAACTACACAGACCAGTGGGAGAGATGGTGGAAAAACCCAGAACAA GTGAACCTGTATCAGTTCATGGCCAAAGACAATGTTCCCTTCCACGGCTTAGTTTTCCCTTGTTCAGCTTTAGGAGCTGAGGACAACTATACCTTGGTCAGCCATCTCATTGCTACAG AGTATCTGAATTATGAGGATGGGAAATTCTCAAAGAGCCGGGGTGTGGGAGTGTTTGGTGACATGGCTCAGGACACGGGGATCCCTGCTGACATCTGGCGCTTCTATCTGCTATACATTCGGCCTGAGGGCCAGGACAGTGCCTTCTCCTGGACAGACATGTTGCTCAAGAATAATTCTGAACTGCTTAACAACCTGGGCAACTTTATCAACAG AGCTGGGATGTTTGTGTCCAAGTTTTTTGGGGGTTACGTGCCTGAGATGGTGCTTACTTCTGATGATCGGCGCCTGCTGGCGCATGTCACCTTGGAACTCCAGCACTATCACCAGCTGCTGGAGAAGGTTCG GATCCGGGAGGCCTTACGCAGTATCCTCACCATCTCTCGCCATGGCAACCAGTACATTCAGGTGAATGAGCCTTGGAAGCGGATTAAAGGCAGCGAGGCTGACAG gcAGCGGGCAGGGACGGTGACAGGCCTGGCAGTGAATATAGCTGCCTTGCTGTCCGTCATGCTCCAGCCGTACATGCCCACGGTTAGCGCCACCATCCAGGCCCAGCTGCAGGTCCCACCTCCAGCTTGCAGCATCCTACTCACAAACTTCCTGTGTACCTTGCCAGCAGGACACCAGATTGGCACA GTCAGCCCCTTAttccaaaaattggaaaatgaCCAGATCGAAAGTTTAAGGCAGCGTTTTGGTGGGGGCCAG GCAAAGACACCCCCCACGCCAGCAGAGGCTATGGCCGCAGCTGCCCCACAGCAGATACAAGTGCTGATGGATGAAGTGACAAAACAG GGCAACATTGTCCGAGAACTGAAAGCACAAAAGGCGGACAAGAACCAGGTTGCCGCGGAGGTGGCTAAGCTCTTGGATCTGAAGAAACAGCTGGCTTTAGCTGAAGGGAAACCCCTGGAAACCCctaaaggcaagaagaaaaagtga
- the DDIT3 gene encoding DNA damage-inducible transcript 3 protein, whose product MAAESLPFSFGALSSWELEAWYEDLQEVLSSDENGGTCVSPPGNKEEESKTFTTLDPASLAWLTEEPGPAEVTNTFQSPHSPDSSHSSLAQEEEEEDQKRPRKRKQSGQSPAGAGKQRMKEKEQENERKVAQLAEENERLKQEIERLTREVEATRRALIDRMVNLHQA is encoded by the exons ATGGCAGCTGAGTCACTGCCTTTTTCCTTCGGGGCACTGTCCAGCTGGGAGCTGGAAGCCTGGTATGAGGACCTGCAGGAGGTACTGTCCTCAGATGAAAATGGGGGTACCTGTGTTTCACCCCCTGGAAACAAGGAG GAAGAATCAAAAACCTTCACCACTCTCGACCCTGCCTCTCTGGCTTGGCTGACTGAGGAGCCAGGACCAGCAGAGGTCACGAACACCTTCCAGAGCCCTCACTCTCCAGATTCCAGTCACAGCTCCCTGGctcaagaggaggaagaggaagaccaAAAAAGACCTAGGAAACGGAAACAGAGTGGCCAGTCCCCAGCTGGGGCTGGAAAGCAACGcatgaaggagaaagaacaagagaacgAGAGGAAAGTGGCACAGCTAGCCGAAGAGAATGAACGGCTCAAGCAGGAAATCGAGCGCCTGACCAGGGAAGTAGAGGCGACTCGCCGGGCTCTGATTGACCGAATGGTTAATCTGCACCAAGCATGA